In the genome of Mytilus edulis chromosome 14, xbMytEdul2.2, whole genome shotgun sequence, the window TACATTTTGCAGAACGTGTGCATGGTGTGCCGACGTTTGAAAAGTTTATCCAAAACGTTGGCACAGGTTGGAAAAATAAAGAAGCTTTTCCTAATGAACACATGCAATTGCGTCTGGCTAACGAACTATAGCGCACAGATAACTTAGGTTCTAGAACATAGTTAGGATTTTAAGTCTATATTAAGTCGCTATAACTTAAGAAAAGCTTCTATTATTGTAATGGaagtgtctctttgacatattaccCGTTTCCATTCTTTATTCTATTAAATTTAAAGGAATCTTCAGGGATgagatttttttcaagaaatatcAATACAAATTGAATACGCGAATAATAGTATCAACATGGGgtctttttttattataccaATCAAATGAACGTGTTCATTGACGCTCGTTTAAGTGTGAAAAATGCGAAGTCATTTTCTGAACAAGAGCAGTGCTCCTGGCCCCCCACTtccaaatcaaattaaaagaaataatcataatctttcaatcagtttaattaaagtctggacTGGCATTTCagataactgctagtagtctgttgttatttatgaattattgtcattttgtttattttctttgcttatatcttctgacatcagactcagatttttcttgaactgaattttaatgtgcatattgttatgcatttacttttctacattggctagaggtatagggggagggttgagatctcataaacatgttcaaccccgccgcatttttgcgcctgtcccaattcaggagcctctggcctttattacaAATGGTAAATGTTTGTGCAAGTCCCACTGTGACCTTGATCTATCATGACCTTGAAAATAAATAGGATTTGAGATGTTCTATGCCTCAACACAATTCATTTGAAGGATATTGATTATAGAGTGTCCACAAGGATGTTAAATTCGTACAGACGGTGGTGTTACAATATCCATTGGTAACTTCAATAGTGAGAGGATTATAAAATTATAACTAATTATAAACTTTTAACAGAAATTACCCTCTTTATTTAAACAATGCATAAAAACAATGACCTATAACATGTGCAATGTAtgtcatatgtaaaaaaaaaaaattcaacatacACAAACAAAGGCATAATGATTTCTTGATAATCAACAATTATTCTATCTAATACAACagagataatataaaaaaaatctaaaacatttctATCTTCGTTTAACAATGAATACTTAATTCCAGTCTGTCCTAGACTTGATATAAACTGAGTATAAAGGAATTATTTTCACCCACGTTGCACATTGTTCATGTATTCAAGGACTCTggtaatatgtttaaaaaaaatatgacactgTATACCAAATCTATACTTTCAGCAGTTACGTTTGCTTTGGAATATGTTGTAAAAGTTATAATCATGTACACAAGTACtttaatataatacaatgtaGTTATACTTCAAAAAACTGTTAAACCGTGAATCATGAAATTTCCATTATATTAGACCTATAGTCATTTGGCAATTATATAGAACTTACAAGTTACTGGTACATATCAAATAATCAAGTATTAATTCAGCTAACATATGAACAAGAATTGAGCGTGACAGACATACAAACAAATGCCaactttttttcacaaaatttacttgtACATAATTTTTATGGTGATGGCAACATAAAGCTTGCCGGGACatataaatgcataaaaaaaatccctataaTAATGATTAATTAAATCATATCTTCAAATTGGTTCAATATGCTATCATATTAAAGCATGTCAGATGGCTTCGGCATTTGCTACATATTCACAATTGTCAAGCTTAAATTAACCTCAGAAAAAACTGTTAAATGAAACCATTGGTAACACACAATATTATAAGCTGTCATTTTTTTGCAATCCGTGTAAAATTTTAAGCCAGCAACATTTGCATACACATATCAGTACTAAGTATGCTCTCAAATTCTCCCCTCAAATCAGGATAAGACGTGTAAGTCATTGGTAATTCAAGGGTTGGTCCACATGTATGAGCAACAGGGCATCTCAAGATACCTTCTGAATTCGTGAAGATGACTGTTATTCTTTCAACACAAATTACATTAGATCCAGTCAAAAACTGAAGTAATTTCTTCAAGTTTGGAGAATCATGTAATGATTTAACATACTGCTGAAAATACCGGAAACATTGCCTTTCACAGTTAGTCTCTGGTTCAGCCTGTAAAAGTTGAAGGACCCTTTTAGTTGTAGGATATCGAGCTTCATACATTGTCAAAATGGCTTCTGTATTTGGGAGGAGCATTTTAAATGTCTCCCTGACTGCTTCTGCCATACCAGATAGTGCATATTTAGGTTTTTGAATAAGTTCTTTGTGTGCAATCAGATTGAAGGTATACTTCATTTGATCCTGTGGTGGAATGTTATTATGACCAAACTGGTCTAAAATATCAGTTAGATCGTCTAGATTCTCTTCTGGCAATGCATCATTAATTGCAGCTGTAACTGTTTCCCTATCTGAGCAACTCAGGTAAGACATAAAAGATGATAGAAGAATTTCTGGTGTAACAGACATTTCACCGAAAATTAAGGCTATAGCGTAAGCTGGTGCTAACTGCAGTGGAAAGTAACCACAATCGGTATATCCCTTTAACAGTATTCTACCTATGGCTTTCCATTCCTCGTTTTGCCACTTTGATGCAAGACATGGAACTCGAGCTTCCTCTCCTTCTgcagattttaataaaaaaatgttccaGAATGAAGAGTAAACATCCCTGGAAACTCCAGATACATCTGAACCACATTCATtcacaaattcaaatttaaacttCAAGTTTAAAATGTTTGCACTTTTGAAATGAGAAATCAGTTCGTTTAGGACATTAACTCTGTGAATACGAAGGTGTACAGATTCGGAATCTAGATCTAGAATAGGTGGACTAGGACTTCTTGGTGGGTCAGCATTTAAACTTTTTAGTTCTAATGTCTCTGATAGCATTTCACTATTTATGGTATCTGAAGGCCCAAATACTATTAGATCACTGAAATCCATTAAACTGCAATCACCAATGGATTGGGTACTGCTGTGACAACTGGAAATAACACGGTCTTCAAAGTGGAGATCCGGAAGCATAGGAGGAGAAATAGAGATAGATTGCTGCAGTGGCAATGTTACATTTTGGGAAAATGTCAGGGCAGTCTGCAAAGGCATAACTTCATTTGCCTTGttaacattttcaatttgttttggcAAATCCGGCTTTAAGGGTAGTGGCAATTCCTCCTTTGTATTCCTCAAGCTATCATGGTTCGATCTTGGTTTTATAAGTGGTGTTAAATGCTCtggcattttcttttttgtaaatatatacaacCGTAATAGTTTAATGCGTGATGTTTCATACAGTTCATTAACTGTACTGGTTAGTTTAACTTTACTTTGCTTAAAATCTCTCAATACAAAATCCAACTCTGATATTGATCCATGAGAGGACTGACCATCAATGAAAAAAAGGTCAATCCCAGTTTGCATTAACTCTTCAGCTTTTGTGTCAATGTCAACCTCTAGTTTTCTGACTCCACCACCAGTTTTTTCCTTTACCTGCTTATATTGATTTATAGTTTTATCAAAATGTTGCCATCCAATGTCAACTCTCTTTCTTTTTTTAGCTGCATTGGTATTTCCGAGAAGGTGGACATGTTTTGCATTCTTCATggaatttttttctgtttcactATCAGACTCCGAACtagtgtttttcttttgtttaaattttcttttcaCCTTAGTAAATAGCGTTGATTTATTCTTCTTTCCTTGTGACCTCTTGCAGAACTGCATTAATGCTACGCGATCTCCATAGGCTGGGACGAATGGTTCAAGATGCACAAGATCCATCATTAGTACCACATTGAAATCAATCTGAaagaaaaaacagtaaaatatggTACTGaaatgatagataaaataaaagcCCCTCTTTAAGTATTACTGGACTGATTAAATAACACAAAGAGTAAACACTGAAACGGAGTGGACGAATAGTGTTATagggctatttgtccggccattgTAATGCGCATATCATATACTGTGTGTTCGGAAGTGcgtgtaatattatcttcagTTGCACCAAGGGGGCGCATGTAATCTGAtcactgattttcaattttaagatcatGGCAGAAAACGGTGATTATCAATATTTGTGATTAAGTTTTCGGAATTTGACAATGGAACACGATATTATGAACTTCCAAAAATGATATAATCTTATAAAGGGGACtctaaaaaattgaaatcacaagGAAAATGGGAAGTAAAAGATAATGGATAGGAGAActatagttttacaaaattatttgacttgcTACAGCTATGTAAATGGTGAAAAAGATGCTCAAAGCAAGAGTAGCTAAGAAAGGCCTTTAAAATGGCATGTCTAACTGAATGAAATCTAGTTTAAGTTATATTCCCAAAATGAATCTTGCAAGTAGTCCTCAAAGTGGTATATTAGGGGGGGGTTTGAGGCTACAAACTTGAAGTGGGGATGTTTAAATAGGTAATataccagatgctctgcagggcgcagctttatacgaccgcagaggttgaaccctgaacggttggggcaagtatggacacaacattcaagctggattcagctctaaatttggattgtgattaaatagttgacccATCATAgctttctgacacagaataaatgttttctaatgaacttaaattttttgttttgtctttgagcaattaactatgctgttgaatataaatcctctcaaaaaaatgtttgagaaattttcttttgcaacaataactactcatttaaatacatcataaaatattaagatgtaaaaaaaagtgcttgttatcactgaatggtaaagattgttttaatttatcagttggtagtaaaagtgaatatacattgtatattgtataaaacaatgatttaagttgattcaactactattctggacaaaaaaagataactcaaattaaaaaatttcttgctattccacaatattgtgcaattagatatgtcttgctattgcgcaattgaaaagacttgctattgcacaatactgtgcaattgatgatttcttgctattgcgcaatactgtgcaatggaaaatttcttgctattgcacaatactgtgcaattgaagatttcgtgctattgctgaatactgtgcatttgaaaatttcttgctattgcacaatacttaatataatcattttggatcctgatttggaccaacttgaaaactgggcccataatcaaaaatctaagtaaatgtttagattcagcatatcaaagaaccccaattattcaatttttgttaaaatcaaacttagtttaattttggaccctttggactttaatgtagaccaatttgaaaacgagaccaaaaattaagaatctacatacacatttagatttgacatatcaaagaaccccaattattcaatttttgatgaaatcaaacaaagtttaattttggaccccgatttggaccaacttgaaaactgggccaataataaaaaatctaagtacattttaagattcagcatgacaaagaaccccaaggattcaatttttgttaaaatcaaatgaagtttaattttggaccctttggaccttaatgtagaccaatttgataacgggaccaaaaattaagaatctacatacacagttagattcggcatatccaagaatcccaattattcaatttttgatgaaatcaaacgaagtttaatgttggaccctttgggccccttattcctaaactgttgggatcaaaactcccaaaatcaatcccaaccctttcttttgtggtcataaaccttgtgtcaaaatttcatagatttctatttacttaaactaaagttataatgcgaaaaccatgaaaatgtttatttgggccctttttggcccccaattcctaaactgttgggaccaaaactaccaaaatcaatcccaaccttccttttgtggtcataaaccttgtgttaaaatttcatagatttcttttcacttttactaaagttaagagtgcgaaaactaaaagtattcggacgacgacgtgataccaatatacgaccaaattttttttaatttttgcggtcgtataaaaaagtgGGGTAATGAAATACACGGAACAAAGATGGGAGATGGGATCAGGAGAAACATCTCTCACCTTtcactcaaaatatggataactTTATGTCAAGAGGTCGAGCAAGACAAAATCCTTAACGTTAACTTAAAATGCACGAGTCAATGATACACTACCCAAGTTTGTTTTACAAGTAATTTCTTCTCTCTTCTTatataacatgaataaaaaatattggatatatatgatttttttcttctaattattCATTATCCACATTGGACTATATACTAGTATAAAGAAAAGAACAATTTCAATTACAAGTAACAAGATTAGGCCTAACACTAAAGATTACAAACATTTGCTACCCCCTGGTGCTGCTGAAGATAATATTACACTTTCACACAAATATTATAGTGACATGGGCATTgtattggccggacaaatagcaactGCCAACACTAAAGTGTGTCTCACCTGTGGTAACCATCGAAAGCCATCATAATGTCAATCCCCTTTAAAACCTCCATCATATTGTCATACTTTCAtaaactaaaggctctaaagagcatgtgttGCTCACCTGGATTAACTGTGGTTTTTGAAATCATGTAAATTAAGgttaaaattacaataaataccCTAATAACGGtttaaattggcccagtagttcaAAAAGagacaatatatatatgtaaaagttaACTAGATATATAAGATGCCCCTGCATAAATATATCATTAGATTTTAGCAAACAGTAATGCAGAATTAAGTACAACTTGAAATGGCCGTGTCTGTGAAGACACGCTTTGATGCCCCAGCCATAATTCTAACACTCTTCATTATATAAACATTCCAGCTTTGATTGAAAGAGTTAGCTAGGACAACCTATGGCCCCCTTACATGTCTTATGCAGAGAGTATGAAAAAAAGTCCAACTAAAAAATGTACCCGTCATTTTTAGAATATTTGTGAAAAATCAAAATCATGTGGCCATGCACTGCCACACCTTCATTATTATGATTATGGGTATAAAGATA includes:
- the LOC139503066 gene encoding uncharacterized protein, producing the protein MMDLVHLEPFVPAYGDRVALMQFCKRSQGKKNKSTLFTKVKRKFKQKKNTSSESDSETEKNSMKNAKHVHLLGNTNAAKKRKRVDIGWQHFDKTINQYKQVKEKTGGGVRKLEVDIDTKAEELMQTGIDLFFIDGQSSHGSISELDFVLRDFKQSKVKLTSTVNELYETSRIKLLRLYIFTKKKMPEHLTPLIKPRSNHDSLRNTKEELPLPLKPDLPKQIENVNKANEVMPLQTALTFSQNVTLPLQQSISISPPMLPDLHFEDRVISSCHSSTQSIGDCSLMDFSDLIVFGPSDTINSEMLSETLELKSLNADPPRSPSPPILDLDSESVHLRIHRVNVLNELISHFKSANILNLKFKFEFVNECGSDVSGVSRDVYSSFWNIFLLKSAEGEEARVPCLASKWQNEEWKAIGRILLKGYTDCGYFPLQLAPAYAIALIFGEMSVTPEILLSSFMSYLSCSDRETVTAAINDALPEENLDDLTDILDQFGHNNIPPQDQMKYTFNLIAHKELIQKPKYALSGMAEAVRETFKMLLPNTEAILTMYEARYPTTKRVLQLLQAEPETNCERQCFRYFQQYVKSLHDSPNLKKLLQFLTGSNVICVERITVIFTNSEGILRCPVAHTCGPTLELPMTYTSYPDLRGEFESILSTDMCMQMLLA